Proteins co-encoded in one Chrysemys picta bellii isolate R12L10 chromosome 13, ASM1138683v2, whole genome shotgun sequence genomic window:
- the TP53TG5 gene encoding TP53-target gene 5 protein produces the protein MTMKAPGKKKALIHQTEDVKTGACQLSDMEQEKNHLKTILKKLSLLKLLKNADHRILRLRALAISYWKSLAFQKPPNLAAVPSGTSVSSKDPDKPQEDSGASTVTDAEDMDTDSAAVQSNLELPLETQPPDLHQKCWFEGLPKRLHVPAPKVLCRPATQRWIKPCCTRSCGETLEHTLTIQYQQ, from the exons ATGACAATGAAGGCCCCAGGGAAGAAGAAAGCCCTCATTCACCAG ACTGAAGATGTGAAGACTGGAGCATGTCAGCTGAGCGACATGGAACAAGAGAAGAACCATCTAAAGACA ATACTCAAGAAGCTGTCACTGCTGAAGCTGCTGAAGAACGCTGATCACAGGATCCTCCGGCTACGTGCATTAGCTATCAGCTACTGGAAGTCACTGGCATTCCAGAAGCCTCCCAACCTCGCTGCTGTCCCCTCTGG GACAAGTGTCTCCTCCAAGGACCCAGACAAGCCTCAAGAAGATTCTGGTGCTAGTACTGTCACCGATGCTGAGGACATGGATACAGATTCTGCAGCTGTGCAGAGTAACCTTGAGCTGCCCTTGGAAACCCAGCCTCCTGATCTGCATCAGAAGTGCTGGTTCGAAGGCCTGCCCAAGCGGCTCCACGTACCAGCTCCCAAAGTGCTCTGTAGACCAGCGACCCAGCGATGGATTAAACCCTGCTGCACTCGGTCATGTGGCGAGACTCTGGAGCACACTCTCACCATCCAGTACCAGCAGTGA